The bacterium genomic sequence TACAAGGAGCACATGCCACTTTGACCCTACCCGGCACGGCACGTCCAGGCTGCACACCTCGCCATCGATGATATCCGATATGGCCATGAGAAATTCATCTCCCTTGAGGTGACCGTACATGGCGTTGTACTCCTTGAATTTGTTGAGACGGATATCCATGAGGGCTATTTTGGAATCCAGTTTTTCAGCTCTTTGCACCTCCCTGTGGAGCTCCTCGTGCCAGAACTTGAAGGTGTAAAGCCCTGTCATGGGGTCGATATTGGATAAGGAAAGGACCTTGTCGCCGAGGCTGCCATGGTCCAGGACCAGGGTACACAGGTTGGCCAGGTCCCTTATGATCGTTTCACGATCTTTTGCAAAGCCGTCCGGATCACCGCTGGAAAGGTACATGAACCCCACCTGCTTGCCGCGGATCCCCATGGGCATGGCCAGGAGGGAGGCAAATGTGTGCTCGAATGTATAGCCAGGGCTCCCGGCACGCTCGTCCTCGCTGGTCATGATGAAGCTGGTGGTGGCGCCTGCCATCTCCCTGATCAGCCCCTCGAAGGGGCCGGAGTGAAACTTTTTGACAAATTCATTGCTCCACCCCTTGGCGTTGACGACCTTGAAGGTGCCGGCCCGCCCATCCACCAGGATGATGGCCACGGCCAGGCAATCAAAGGAATCCTTGATGCCCTGGAGGGCAAGGCTCAGGATCTCCTCGCTGGTAAGGGATGAATCAACTTTTTCGAGGATCCCCCGGATCAGGTCCAGTTCGTTTGTCGAATTCACAGCCTGCCTCCTTTCCGATCAGAAACATGAGTGAAAAACAGATGCGTCCGCACAATGCTGGTGATCACGTCGAGCGAAGATGGCATGCGGTTGCAAGAAAGGTGCATCCGATTATGCTGAAATTATAGCAGAAAGCCGGGCGACCAACCAACCGGAAGGTCTGTCAGCCTGCCCCATACGCTAAACCATCTGGTCGAGCACGGACCGGACCTGGGACCTTGTCTTCCCCACGGGGCCGCTGTTCTCAACGATCCAGGAAGCGACACGCTCCCTCTCCCGGTCGTCTGCCTGGTGGGCCATGCGCAAAGCCGCCTCGTCGCGAGTATACCTGCCAGACCTTACGAGGCGGTCCATACGCACATCTTCAGGGGCCGTCACCAGGACGACACCGTCGTAGTGCCCTGCTCGATCCCCCTCCGCCAGCAGGGGAACCTCCACCACAACCACCGCGCCGGGGTCTTTCCTCAGAAGTTCCCTCACGACCTTGTCCTCCGCTTCCCTGATCAGGGGATGCAGGATCGATTCCAGCTTTTCACGCCGGGATGGGT encodes the following:
- a CDS encoding sensor domain-containing diguanylate cyclase — translated: MNSTNELDLIRGILEKVDSSLTSEEILSLALQGIKDSFDCLAVAIILVDGRAGTFKVVNAKGWSNEFVKKFHSGPFEGLIREMAGATTSFIMTSEDERAGSPGYTFEHTFASLLAMPMGIRGKQVGFMYLSSGDPDGFAKDRETIIRDLANLCTLVLDHGSLGDKVLSLSNIDPMTGLYTFKFWHEELHREVQRAEKLDSKIALMDIRLNKFKEYNAMYGHLKGDEFLMAISDIIDGEVCSLDVPCRVGSKWHVLLVGEEEKAAREIAERIIEAKNRLPIPSDPPTTLSIGLSMYSAEGEKALISRVDDALMEARRQGGDACHVK
- the coaE gene encoding dephospho-CoA kinase (Dephospho-CoA kinase (CoaE) performs the final step in coenzyme A biosynthesis.) is translated as MPVIAITGGLGSGKSTVREIFEEFGAKGVDTDEIARRVIQPGTRGSRMVREAFGDSFFTPEGQMDRKKMAGHVFSDPSRREKLESILHPLIREAEDKVVRELLRKDPGAVVVVEVPLLAEGDRAGHYDGVVLVTAPEDVRMDRLVRSGRYTRDEAALRMAHQADDRERERVASWIVENSGPVGKTRSQVRSVLDQMV